The Pirellulales bacterium genome includes a window with the following:
- a CDS encoding response regulator — MKSHLFDKSKNRPAGAPRSHSILLIDDDEAMVEVLSYRLTQQGFRVLHAETGSEGLVVAHEQHPAAVVLDLRLPDTDGLTVCQRMADDPETAAIPVIILSAMERPDIIRRSRAAGCQYFVRKPYDPNALLLLIESAIGESRHWEMV, encoded by the coding sequence ATGAAATCCCACCTGTTCGACAAATCCAAGAATCGCCCGGCGGGCGCTCCCCGGTCCCACTCGATCCTGCTCATCGACGATGACGAAGCGATGGTCGAAGTGCTGTCCTACCGGCTGACGCAGCAGGGCTTTCGCGTGCTGCACGCCGAGACGGGCAGCGAGGGGCTCGTCGTGGCGCACGAGCAGCACCCGGCCGCCGTGGTGCTCGATCTGCGGTTGCCCGACACCGACGGCCTGACCGTCTGCCAGCGGATGGCCGACGACCCGGAGACGGCCGCGATCCCGGTGATCATCCTCTCGGCCATGGAGCGGCCCGACATCATTCGCCGCTCGCGTGCAGCCGGGTGCCAGTACTTCGTTCGCAAGCCGTACGATCCCAATGCCCTGTTGCTGCTGATCGAAAGCGCGATCGGCGAGTCACGGCACTGGGAAATGGTCTAA
- a CDS encoding NAD(P)-dependent oxidoreductase — protein sequence MNLTTATPGQTRIGWIGTGVMGSSMCGHLLAAGYQVTVFNRSRDKAQALVDRGARRADSPRQLAEQADIVFSIVGFPQDVREVILGDDGALAGSRPGTILVDMTTSEPSLAEEIAAAAEARSAQSLDAPVSGGDVGAREARLSIMVGGRPEVVAAVRPCFELLGKTIVHQGGHGAGQHTKMVNQILIASNMVGVCEALLYGYRAGLDLNVVLQSVGPGAAGSWSLNNLGPRIIANNFDPGFFVEHFIKDMGIALAEARRMKLALPGLALANQLYIALAAQGHARDGTQALTLALASLSGFDWRSRK from the coding sequence ATGAATTTGACCACTGCGACTCCCGGCCAGACGCGCATCGGCTGGATCGGCACCGGCGTGATGGGTTCGAGCATGTGCGGCCATCTGCTCGCCGCCGGCTATCAGGTCACGGTCTTCAACCGCTCGCGCGACAAGGCGCAAGCACTTGTCGATCGCGGCGCGCGCCGGGCCGACTCGCCGCGGCAGTTGGCCGAACAGGCCGACATCGTCTTTTCGATCGTCGGGTTTCCGCAGGACGTTCGCGAGGTGATCCTCGGCGACGACGGGGCGCTGGCCGGTTCACGACCCGGTACCATCCTGGTCGACATGACGACGAGCGAACCGTCGCTGGCCGAGGAGATCGCCGCGGCGGCCGAAGCGCGCAGCGCGCAAAGTCTCGACGCGCCCGTCTCGGGGGGCGACGTCGGCGCGCGCGAGGCGCGGCTGTCGATCATGGTCGGTGGCCGGCCCGAGGTGGTCGCCGCCGTGCGGCCCTGTTTCGAGCTGCTGGGTAAGACCATCGTGCACCAGGGCGGTCATGGTGCCGGCCAGCACACCAAGATGGTCAACCAGATCTTGATCGCCTCGAACATGGTCGGTGTCTGCGAGGCCTTGCTCTACGGCTATCGCGCGGGCCTCGATTTGAATGTCGTGTTGCAGTCGGTCGGTCCCGGGGCGGCCGGCAGCTGGTCGTTAAACAACCTGGGCCCGCGAATCATCGCCAATAATTTCGATCCGGGCTTCTTCGTCGAGCACTTCATCAAGGACATGGGCATCGCGCTGGCCGAGGCGCGACGCATGAAGCTGGCGCTGCCGGGCCTGGCCTTGGCTAACCAGCTTTACATCGCCCTGGCCGCCCAAGGCCACGCCCGCGACGGCACCCAGGCGCTCACGCTGGCGCTGGCGTCGCTCTCGGGATTCGATTGGCGCAGCCGCAAGTAA